The following coding sequences lie in one Rutidosis leptorrhynchoides isolate AG116_Rl617_1_P2 chromosome 6, CSIRO_AGI_Rlap_v1, whole genome shotgun sequence genomic window:
- the LOC139853732 gene encoding umecyanin-like: MSKLELNLVLVMIMMLIASMDIHGSMADEHTVGGSFSWRVPEYARHYADWSSHNQFKVKDVLLFNFTTGYHDVAEVTKDAYDQCDCSYPISLYKEGPIRLTLETAEDHYYICTIVEHCNLSQKLAVRVDLN, translated from the coding sequence ATGTCGAAACTAGAGTTGAACTTGGTCCTAGTTATGATCATGATGCTAATTGCATCCATGGACATCCATGGTTCCATGGCTGATGAGCATACCGTTGGTGGTTCCTTTAGTTGGCGTGTTCCAGAATACGCTCGTCATTACGCTGATTGGTCATCACATAATCAGTTCAAAGTTAAAGACGTGCTCCTCTTTAATTTCACCACTGGGTATCATGACGTCGCTGAAGTGACGAAAGATGCTTACGACCAATGTGATTGCTCTTACCCGATCTCCCTCTATAAAGAGGGCCCTATTAGGCTTACCTTAGAAACTGCCGAAGATCACTACTACATTTGTACCATAGTCGAACATTGCAATTTGTCTCAAAAGTTAGCAGTTCGAGTCGATCTAAACTAG